In Helicobacter mastomyrinus, a single genomic region encodes these proteins:
- the neuC gene encoding UDP-N-acetylglucosamine 2-epimerase gives MKKILAVSGIRSEYDILYPILKAFEKEGFDVCIAVANAHLSDIHGNTYKKIESDGFRIADKIDCLLSTDRLTQRSKGVGLLITALTQTAEREKPDFLLVLGDREESIATCVVGNYMDILTIHCGGGDPVYGNADDPIRFACSKLGHIHCTTTEQYAQNLLKIGEDEWRIVCSGNTSYANIANTPHLSRKELSDFLHFDIATSNYIVLLKHPLSSEVYDAYYQMQVAIESCAEFATAHNLKVVGIYPNTDPGSYKILEAIQEAEQKYSHIRFFKTLPREFFINLIRHTLALAGNSSMGILEAPFYKLPVVNIGNRQKGRLNAGNVCFVPHKKQDIIQALQKACFDESYRTQIANLPNPYGDENACERIVHFVKNIDTTQRKWYVKTQLC, from the coding sequence ATGAAAAAAATTTTAGCAGTCAGTGGAATCCGTAGCGAATATGATATTTTATATCCCATTTTAAAAGCTTTTGAAAAAGAGGGCTTTGATGTGTGCATAGCCGTAGCTAACGCTCATTTAAGTGATATACACGGCAATACATATAAAAAAATAGAATCCGATGGATTCCGCATAGCCGATAAGATTGATTGTCTTTTAAGCACTGATAGACTTACCCAAAGAAGTAAGGGGGTGGGATTGCTCATCACTGCCCTTACGCAAACAGCCGAAAGAGAAAAGCCTGATTTTCTACTCGTCCTAGGCGATAGGGAGGAAAGTATTGCTACTTGTGTAGTTGGCAATTATATGGATATTCTTACGATTCATTGTGGTGGAGGCGACCCCGTATATGGGAATGCTGATGATCCTATCCGCTTTGCTTGTTCTAAATTAGGCCATATTCATTGCACTACCACCGAGCAATACGCACAGAATCTGCTTAAAATTGGTGAAGATGAATGGAGGATTGTATGCAGTGGTAATACCTCTTATGCTAATATTGCCAACACTCCGCATTTATCACGCAAAGAATTAAGCGATTTTTTACATTTTGATATAGCTACATCTAACTACATCGTGCTACTTAAACACCCACTAAGCTCGGAGGTATATGATGCCTATTATCAAATGCAAGTTGCCATAGAATCCTGCGCAGAATTTGCCACAGCACATAACCTTAAAGTCGTAGGTATTTACCCTAACACAGACCCGGGCAGTTATAAAATTCTAGAAGCTATACAAGAAGCAGAGCAGAAATATTCTCATATCAGATTCTTTAAAACCCTCCCGCGTGAATTCTTTATAAATCTTATCCGTCATACACTTGCACTTGCTGGTAATTCAAGTATGGGAATCTTAGAAGCCCCATTTTACAAGCTCCCTGTTGTTAATATTGGCAATCGTCAAAAGGGACGCCTCAATGCAGGAAATGTATGCTTTGTCCCGCATAAAAAGCAAGACATTATACAAGCTTTACAAAAGGCGTGTTTTGATGAATCTTACCGCACACAAATAGCCAATCTCCCCAATCCCTATGGTGATGAAAATGCGTGTGAGCGCA